Genomic segment of Pagrus major chromosome 19, Pma_NU_1.0:
AAGAGGTAGCTTAACAACATCGCcagtttccattttttttcctaatcCTATGGCTTATTATAATTTCATGTGGTAAAGCAGATGTCAAACAGGTTTTCTCTCACCTGTGAACAAATATGAAGGTACTGCGTTTTGACTTTGCAGCACAGGAGGGCTAATGAGTGTAAGGGGATGTTTTTGGCTTTGGCAGCAACTCTGGAACATTCTGGGCCTAATTTAATGAGACATCTCGGACGGGTATTCCCCTAATTTATAACACCAATTATGAACAGGCTGTCACCTCGCTACTGTTAGTTGCTACACTGGTGGACAGTAAGAAAGCACATGGGACAGGTGCATCAGGGCCTGTGTATTAGTAAACGTCCCATTTACTAGACTACTTGTCAACAGACGATGTTGTTGTATCTCATGGCAGCACTTAAGTGTTTCCCAAGGCCCATTTTGTCGGATTCCTCCAGAGACAATTTCAGGATAACTTCCAGTTGGTATCTGCTTATGAACACTCTGATTAGGATAGCCACATCGTGATATATCGACAGCTGTGCTGTAATCAAATCTGTTTCTCTTGAGGGACAGGCGCTGCAATAACACCGGATGATGAATTTTTATTGTGAATTCCATTTCTTCTAGCCATGATTGCAATTTTCCAGCTGCGCCACAGCGGCTAAATAAATTAAAGGCAAGCCTGGAGGTAACGCCATTCTCCACCCTCGCTGCCATTGTTGTTATGAATCATTAGTGGATCAGCTAGACATTCAGAGGTTTGTTGGCTAGCTGCGCCAACATGCTTGAACTGACTCCAATTTTCCTACTATCTTCTCACACGTAAAGCAGAAATGTACCGCACTAAGCTGAGATTAAAGGAGAATATTTATAACCCAAGGGCACCCGTACCTAAATAATTCATTGCttcattctgtttttctccctctcctcccttctcaCAACCCCCCTCCTGTCCTCACAGTGGCTTCTCTGACAGTCTGATTCAAGATATCATCTACAAATATCTGGTTTTACCCAATCGTATCACCATCCCACTGGTCGGGGATGTGGAACTGGCCAAGCTGCGCTTCCCCATGCCAAAGGTAATAATACAGGGTGGAGATGCTCCTAAAGATGAGGCGGTGGATCATGCCTCTTCTAACTGCTCGGGTTAGTACATACGCAGACTGATTCATGAGGGAATTCATGCTTAGAAGCCAAAAGTCCTCGATAGTGAAACTCTCATGGGATTGTTGCGTGTTTTATACAACCCCATAAAAGAAATGAGATGTCGGGGTTTTGTAGGGAGCTCACAGCattaacacaaaatgaaacaaaagcagcaaaaatcATGTCAAGGCTTTGACACTAGTCCCTGTATCCATGGCAACAAGACAAACACTTCAGTGTATTAGTGCAAGCAGCGCCCCTCCTGATGAGGTACTATTTTGTGATGTTTAAGATATTTGAGGCTGTGATTATTGAACACATCTGCAGTCTTTTCTAGTGAATGTGACTTTACATCGGCTGATCAAATCATCAGTGGATGGAAAGTTTCTCAATAACAATTTAAGTTAATCATTTAAGTCAGTTATCAAGCAACAATGTCAGATTTTCAAACATGAGAGTTGCTGCTTTCCTCTGTTTTATATCGCTTCAGAAATGAttaaaattgtttaaaattGCATGACCTTTGAGTCTGTTGAGACTGTTGTtcgcacaaaacaaacaatttaaaaatgtcgCCTTGTGATAGGCAGCTTTTTACACCACTTACTGTAACTAATCTTGGCATTGGACTTAACAACTAACATGGACAAAACATTCAATTGCATAGTTGAGCaatgcaatgaaaataattgttaaatgCAGCCATAATGGAATGGACTGCATATATAAACAACCACACCTAGTGAAAGTTTAGGGGAAGAAAAGGTGAAAGAATGCTGAATTTCAAGAATGCATGCAAACAGATATTGACGCAACACTCAGGTTGTCTGTTTCATTTTAGCTCGGagaatgtcagaaaaacaaaaaaggatttagagactaatgcacaccaaGAAAAAGTTATTTGCAAAAGACAGCAATAAAagatgattattaaaatagtaaaaggtaaataaaaaagaaaacacaagcaataaaaaacccaatgaaaataaaactggaagagataaaaaaaaaagataaaaaggaattaaataaataataatgaccaaaagtaaaatgttgataaaactgaaaaaaaatatgataacaAAACAAGTATATATGCTAAAAACAAAGAATTGTAAAACACTATATACAAGTCAGACTGAATAGATGTTTTTTAAGTCTACGATCGATATTTCCAGCTCCTCTCAGATCTCTGGGGCTGTTCCAACGGTTTAGAGAAGACACGGCAGACCTGGAGCTGAGGGCGTCACTGCCTCACCTCAGTAATAAGCCAcagtttttatttgcattgcCTCATGATACCCAGCAGATGATGTCACATCTTATCAATCTGACTCCCTGTGGCCTCGAAGTGTCAGATACTGCTACTTCAGAGTCGCTCCCCTTGACACTGTGCTCTGCATGTCTCCACAGGGAATCCTGAGGATTCACTTCTTGGAGGCCCAGGACCTGGAGGGGAAAGATAAATTTCTCGGAGGGCTGATCAAGGGCAAGTCTGACCCGTATGGCGTCCTGCAGATCGGCAACCAGCTGTTCCAGAGCAAGACGGTGAAGGAGAGCCTCCATCCCAAATGGAATGAAGTTTACGAGGTAACAAGGACGTCTCTTGGAGGAAAGGGTGCTAATTTAAGGAAACAAGTGTATTCTTCCAACCTGCATGAGGTAATCTGTTTATTGATTGAATCTGCCTGCTCGAACAAGCAGTTCAAGATCGATACGTTCTTTTCTCCATCAGGCATTGGTGTACGAGCACTCAGGCCAGCACCTCGAAATTGAGCTGTTTGACGAGGATCCAGACAAAGATGATTTCCTTGGAAGGCgagtttcttttatttcctgccTCCTCTAATCCGATCACAGGGTCTCTTTGCACCTCAGCTATGTGACAAGCTAAGGGTTTGGTGTGGCGTTACATATTATGTCCTAAACACAGTGTTGACACCTGAGGGGACGCTGTGATGAAAGTATCTTTGCTCATAGACATCAGTTAAAGTCAAGAAGGAGAGCTGTTATCCCACAGTTCCAAGCCCAAGGGCAAGTCCAATTGATTTTGCCCCGAGGCTGTTACACTACACCCAGCGCTGACAACACAAAGAGACGAATCGATAGCTGGACCCCCTCTGCTCAGATTAATGGGTGTGATTTCTCTGCTTACTGTTCACCGTCCCAATTTGAGCTATCATTTGTCATTATCCACAGCCTGATGATCGACATGACCGAGCTGCACAAAGAACAGAAGgttgatgaggtaaaaacatttttatggtcTATTTACAGCGCTAACGTAATTAGGATTTGTTAAGAGTTTATTGCGtgtgttaaaggaatagtttgacactTAAGGAAAAGGATCacttgctttcttgctgagagttaaatTAGCGGATAGACACTACTCTCATGTCTGTTAACTGGAGCTGACgcagcagccggttagcttagcctgGCATAAAAACTGGAAACGGGGGATATAGCCGAACAATGCAACCTCACAGTGACGACAAGACTCAAGAAAGCTGATGTAGCACCACTGAAAATTTCTACAGAAAAATGGCCAGGCTAgctctttccctctgtttctgtgCTTAGCTTagaagctaaccggctgctggctgcagaTAAATCTCTACGATCTTCTCATCAAATGCTCAAGAAAAAAAGCTAATTGCCAAAGATTGTCTAACTattcctgtaaaaaaaatctcttattTACTGTTTAAGCACAGCTCGTACAGGTTTTAAGATCATTTTCAGCCAGGTGTTCAACACACTGGTCCTTTCACAGGCtaaatgattgacttttgtAACACTCTCACAGTGGTTTGACTTGGAAGAAGCTCCTACTGGGAAACTCCACTTAAAACTGGAGTGGCTATCTCTGCTCTCCACTCCTCAGAAGTTGGACCAGGtacaacactgaaaaaacactgaacagagCAAATACTGTCTGGCAATGTTTCTACATTTGCTGCTGATAATGGAGCTTTGATACACACCACTTTCTTTCTCTGCGGTGACTGCATTTTCTCAGGTGCTGCGAAGTGTGCGTGCAGACAGAAGCCTGGCCAATGATGGGCTATCATCAGCACTGCTTGTGATCTATCTGGATTCAGCAAAGAACCTGCCAGTAAGACACTGCCATGTTTGATTTGATACCGGCAATGCTCTTGTTCTGATGCTCTAGATTGTGCTCAGATGTAGCATTAGTCTTATGCAGGCTCATTGTTctccacccaaaacacacacacaccacatttaGCAACACTCTGAACCAGTTTAGTAAGAAATACCAGTGCAGCACACTTGTTTAAATAAGGATCATTGGTCAGTGTGTAGCAATGCTCCACTTGCCTGTTGCTCTTATGTTTGAGGCTTTGTGAGATTTGAGCGGCCTCCATGTGAACCTAACAACCAAGGCAGGTCATTTTTCCTCATTATCTTAGCTACTCCAAACCaaaccatgaaaacaacaactgtgTTTTATAGCTGTAGCTCACAGCTCCAAACAgatcaatgtgtttttaaggagGTGATTGAAGTCAGGGACTTTGTCTTATATCAAGATTTTTAATAGCTGTTGTCAGACTGGAACCTCCTAAATGTATACTTCTCTGGAGCCttgtccattttttttaaaggacagttcaccccaaagacaaaaatacacatttttcctctcacctgtagtgttatctagatttttttaatgtgagcTGCCAAGTTGTGGAGATAACGGTATTCCACAGACCtcgttgtgagcagtttcatgtagggactattttctttctactgaactaCACTGACCAACTGAATCACTACACAGAAGGGAACGTGCATCTACTCGTGGACGAGATGCTCTTTGTCACACCGCCGCAAGTCATTAACATTAATGACGTCCTCCTCAGttgagctgtaacgttagcatcatcagttagctcagttagccagcCTCTCGTTCATGAGTAGATGCACTCCTGCactatcttcttcttctggatTATCTTTAGTAACCGgatcatgatttctggaaagagttGAGCGCCATCTAGTTACATTATCTTCCAGTGACGacagccgatatctccaaaatttGGCAACTCACACCGAAACATTCTAGATCGAggtaaaataagtatttttgtgttttttgggtgACCCGTCCCTTTGAATTAATCTAATAAGATTTCATTTATGTGGTCAAACCTACCTGTAATCTGTGACTAACTCAAATCCTTCAGTTTAAGTTAAAACatccaaatgtgttttttttaccatcagTTACAAAATGACACCTTTAAGCCATGTCAGTCCTCATAACTCCACCTTTTTCtcctcactttctctcctctccacccaAGAGCGTCTTCACAGGCAGCTTAGGCTGCGGAAACTTAAGCGAGAGGAGAGCGTCTGGTCTAGTGTTTTGTGAGAGCGATACCTCAGAGTATAGAACAATATGTGTGAGTCCCGCAGCGCTTTTGCATCCTGAcagcgttagcattagctgtGTGCGATGGTGTGGGTTGAAGAGGAGTTCTTAAAACCTGTGTCTCAAAGCATGTGTTAGCTGCACGGTTTTATTGAGAAGTCTGATGAAAATTAGTTGCCCGAGAGCCCAATAACCATTAACATGAGGCAGACACTTCAAAACACAGGACTCATCTATGCTCGCTTGTTAGTCAGATGCATATTCTGCTAAATCTAACCCTTACTTCAAGGCTGAAATGTCAAATATCTACAGTACAAAGAACTCAAACTGTATTAGTGAGCCAATTAACTGGATAGTACAGATACAGAAAGCCCGTAGCCTGTTAGTCACACACTAGCTCCTCCAAATCTTCCCAGAAGCAAATAGCCTCATTATTCTGACCTGCGTTTTTATTCTCAGCTCCCTGCAGAGCCAACACTATCAGCTCTCCTGCTGCTTATCATGTATTACCCATATCATTCATGTGCCAGTACATATTTCAGCATACTTCTGCCCAGTCACTCCCGTCCTACTAACTGTGGGTGTGGTTTTCTCCCCCAAATCTCCTTGTGGCTTAAAGAGCAACCTGTCAGATTTCACCTATGACGGGTTGAAGCAAGTCTCAGTCTTTAAGGCCCTGAAGGTAACGTGGGAAAAATGGACTGCATGTACAGATCACACCCTGCGTCTCGTCTGCGCCCTCCAGTGCACCATCCAGCGTCATGTGATTGTGATGATTATCAGACGAGCAGAGTGAAGTGTCGTGATGTGCATGAAGGTGGATGATTGCATTGTCTGCTGTACACtcctttttcttgttgtttgtaATGACGCGTGATTTTCTATCTTTTCTGTCTGATGTGATCCTGCATGCGAAAGTCTAACATTGCACTCATCAAATGATGTCCTCAGTGTGTACGGTTGATTGAACCACTTTTGTTGCATTCATACTAAAGCAGAAATTATTATTCTCCTGCCTATCCAACAGTCCCTACATGTGCTTGTTGACTGACGGTTTTAAACAGAGAACCTGCAGAGCAGCTCAGCCTGTGTTAGCTAATCAAAAAGCTGATCATGTCCATCTCGTGTTGGAATGTATGGAGCAGGAATTCCTGATTTTCAGGCCAGCATTTCTGCATTTCTAACCCACTAAATGTGTCATTATGATGTTAAACCTTATGTTAATACAGTTGAATATCAGGTCTGTAAACCAGCAACACTGACAGGTGATTTACTGTATTACAACATAGCTCTAAGTGTAGTTTTAGGTTACACAAAACACTACTGCTTTGTTTCAGTTAGCAGAAGTAGTTTCTTGCCGTTTTAGTTTTCCAGGAAGTTTTAAGCCTCTCATGCAGAGGCACTCCCTCCGTCCATGGTAAAACTCACTGCAGCATTGTGTGTCAGTTTCGTTTGGCATGTCAGGGAAATGAGTACAAATTCTTCAGGTTTGCTCCCAATAGTTCACTCTCTGTTAGTCTCACTGCAGGGTAGCCGCCACCTAGCTGGGCCAACCGTTAGTGGGAGGACAGACTGAGCCTCTGTATCTCTTTTCTTCGTCAAATGATATCTTTATTGTGTCTATACAGGTTGTTGTGTCAAGTTGTTCTCATGGCTAAAAGGCCACTTTTACTTGCTCTTCTTTTAGGTCTTTTCGTATAAGGGGTGGGtgaattgaaattgaaaactAATGGTGATCAGTACACCACCATAACACGTTACATCATAACATCCAGCCCTCATGTTTCGGTATCACTTGACATCAAAATACAGTTTTAGAGAACTTTTGTGCAAACACAATGAGGTTGAGATATCAGATGAGGAAAAACTGCACAAAGAAAAGCTTTAACAGGTGATAAAGGAGGGAAGATAATGCAGTAGGTGTTGTTTATCCTAAGTAGACAGAAGTGGCAGCTGTAGAATAACAATATATAGAAACAGACTGATCATTTTAGTCAAATTAAGTACAAACATAGAATAGATTTAATGTGAAATGTTATAAATGTCtaagttttatgttttcagtgcCGTCTCAGTTCATGTTTTAGCATATCAAAGAGTGAGATTGTGTTAATCAGCCTGCTCTTACAATGTGGAGCTTAATTCTAAAGCTGGTGAGAAAAAGATATCAAGTTTAAGCCACCCTCCTCAAGAGAAAGCACGGGTTAACGCGTGAGTTAAGACTTTCCCCCTGCCTTGTAGATACGTAGGCTATTATTATTCTGTAAGGAGTCCTGAATAATACTTAGCTGTCAAAACCCAGCATGCTAAATTTAGAAAGCAGAGGAGACAAAGCTCGGCAGTCTCCTTGGTAGCCTCCGTGCCTGCAGCCCTGCTTGTCAAACCGTATGGTAATGTTCCTTCCCCCTTTGAACTGCGGAGTCTTTCACCATTGTGTGCCTGAAACAGAGTCTTAAGAAGCTGGTGTTTGAGTTTGGGTGTAATTATGTCGTCCGTTactgacatttctgcattgtGTGTCACAGTGAGAAGAATGTGCTaacacacctctctctctcattttttaaCAGTCTGCaaagaagagcagcagtgaACCAAGTCCATACGTCCAAATGACTGTTGGACACAAAACACTTGAGAGTAAGGTGAGTCGTGTCCACTAGTATTATTAGATTGTCAGATTTCATTCTGTATGAAAGGTGATCATCCAATTTCAGATCGGCATCTGGACAGCCAAAGATTGAATACAGCAGTTATGTTTTTACCAGAATACATATCTCACATTCTTCTGCACAAAGACATATTTCAGTCTAACAACCAGcacattttattctttaactGCCTGTCCCTGGATTTTTTATGACAGAATATTTCATTCAGACTGTGGAATTACAAGAGAGATGTATTGACAATTGCTGAAATGGTATTACAACCTCCGACACATCATTAAGTGTCGGCTAAAGAGCTGCCTCGCTGACATTAAGTGTGTTTGACAAGCTGTTTCTCACAGAGTTCAAAAGGGAAATTATTCAGGAGGAGGAACAACTTGAGTAGACCGAGTTATTATTGATGCTGAGGGTTCACTGCGAGCATCTAATGGGTTTAAGCGGTTTGTTTTATTCGATCCCTTTTACGGCAGAGTTATAAGATAAGTTAAATAGTAATGTTGTTCGAGcaaattcaacatgtttcaTTCTCGCAgttggaaacaaaacatttggggATGGATGCTGAATTCATCTTAAACTGAGCCAGAATCCAAGAGTGCTGCAGATTGTCTCATTAGTTTGCTCAAAACTGTAATCTTAACCTCCGCCCACCGTTAGCTGCCCACGTAACAGAATTTTAATGCTGCATTATAGACAACCTGGTACTTGAAAATCTCTGACGTATGAGAAAAAGCACAATGAAACGCCACTCAAAGTCCTACTTGTAAACTCGGTGCAATTACAGACTTCACGAAGAGGCagttgtctgatgtcacacaacaatggcagcacctACGGCACCCATAGGATATATTTGTAGACGACAGTACTTCTATTAGACTAGACAAACGAATACTTAGATTTGCTTCCGAGTAAAGaagtgctgtaaaataaaatgtataatggcGTCTGTTACCTCATgagttgtttttcctcctccgcATGAGTTCTGTGATTAGATGCTTGTTGCTGACTTGCACCTTGGGAGTTGTAGTTTAAGTGTTactccaccaatttaacacTTGTTGACAGGTcctggggagtactactgcatatgtgaaagagTAGTTAAAAGCCTTTtgttccagaggaagctgcatgcaatctgataatttgtctccagtgatgtcgcACAGTGGcagagttgcattgtgggcaaaGCTGTTGAAAAGTCCACTTATCAGTCCACTGATCGATCGAAAACATTAAAGTGCTTGGCTATTAAAAACTCCTTGGTCACTTTGCCTACAGTACACTTGTATGGTCCTATAATCGGGGGATTGTGTACTGCATATCAGATATAAGGGCTGTGACTCCTTCACTCCGTATGGTTGTGGGCAATCCTTAAACTCTCTTAAAAACACCTTCACCTCACAGTCATTGTTCCATTTAAAATCCAATTTGCTTAAGTAAAGGGAAAAGCTATGAAAAGCCTATTAATGTCCTGATTCTTTGTTCATGGAAAGCAAGAATGTGGAGAAACTGGCTGCCACATCAAATAATCTGCCTGAAACTCAGCAGAGATAATCAGAGGTTGTAAACATTGTGTAGGAATAAAAATCATGTATTGAAACAAAAGTATATgattttttatataatatatacatatatatatacaaaaattatacttatactgtatacatatatatgtagtCAAGAAAATATGAGGATATACGCTGACTTTTGGTTAATAGTTTGCCTACAGTATGTTAGTAGTGATATGATTCTGTAATCAAGTTCAATACTTTCTAATGACCGATGAAtgaattgtgtttttcattagCTGCTCTCAGGCGTCCTTTAATTTACAACTAACAAATGCCCACCTGTCTGCCCGTAAAGATCCGGTTCAAGACCAAAGAGCCGCTGTGGGAAGATTGTTTCTCATTCCTCGTTCACAACCCGAGGAGGCAGGAGCTCGAGGTGGAGGTAATGCTGCGCAAATCTCAAATGTGTGCATTAAAAGATGGCCGACTTGTCGTTAAAGCAGATCCGCTTCTTCCTCAATGCGCAGGTAAAAGATGACAAGCACAAGTGCACCCTGGGTAATCTGACGGTGCCTTTGAGCAGCCTGTTGGCGGAGGAGGACATGACGCTGACTCAGTGCTTTCCACTCAAGAACTCCGGGCCCAGCTCCACCATCAAACTGAAGATGGCCCTGAGGGTAAGAAATGGACCTGTATGCTGTAGCGCTCTAACATTATTCATTTCAGGGAACCAGAACTGATGGTCAAGATCTGCTGATTCAATCGGAGCGGGTGAGAAGGCTGTGAAACGACAGCACAGTACATCTAAACTAATGTAGCAAAACAAGCGTTGCAGTGtcaacaataaaatgaaaagtatttATTGAATTCATAATAGCCTTAATATTTTATGCACTCAGCTCAATTATAATTTGACTGTTAGCTCAGCCGTGCTTCCCTTAGGAACTGTAACTACATCTAGCTTTCTATCCTGTCAAGGTTCCCTCACAAGGCTGATACGCAGCATCATGGCGGCACATGAAGTACTCATGATACTGGAAACAGTGAATCCTTGATGTCAGATCGATTTAGAAAGaagcaaaatgtttattttttggccATAACTGTCAATCTGCAAAATatattcaacaaaaaataatacattaggataagactttattgatttcgacattttatttaaatttctcTTAGATTTCAGGGATGAAATAGAGATGAATAACAACATTTCTTTTCCTGAAACAGTGCCATGCTTACAATCCACATCCACACAACACAATGCGGACATTTCTTGTTGGTACTGGCACCAGTTTAAACCCTGAACTCAAACATTCACTCATTTCATAAAGGTGCTTTGCCACAACTTGATACTAATCAAATATTGACAGAGCAGTTTAAACCACACTGGCTTTCTGGAAACGGCAACAAAGCACATTCTCTTTTACTGATTCATCAAACTgatcaaataaaagtatgatTGCAGCAGTGACAGCCATTGACCTTTCTATATTGAATCACAGCCAGCTTATCAAGATTCATAACGGATACTCAGAAAGGGAAATGGCTTCACAGGCTTATTGACCGCTTTTTAGAACCACTGCATAAAGATAGATAGCACCATAAAGACAGATTTGGCCAATGTGCTGAGCGAACACTTGAAAATACCTTAAATTTAAAGGCAGTATCAGCAGTTTTAAGACCAATTTACAGTAAAAGATTAGTCTCTCTGATCATGCAGTGCTCTGTAACAAATCAGAGGATAGTAACCACCAACCTCGCCAAATCCCATTTAAAAAAACGTCATTAGTTAAGTTTAAGAAGGCTTTTTACTACAGTTACAGTTTTTTGACAGGACAAACTCATTCCAGTCAATAGCTATAGTTCTTATCCATCATTCCCAGTAATGTCCTCCTGTCTTTCCATAGATCCTGTCCCTGGAGAAACAGGTATCCTCAGACCAGCCCTCCTCCGTCCAGGTCAAGAAGTCCAGTGTGCCACAGCCAGCCCCAGCCCCCTTCCAGAGACGATCGGTCTCAGATTCCCCCTTACCTCCGCCCACGCCTCCGCCACCTATAAACGCTTCCACCTTCACCCTCCAGCAAAGGGACGGCGAGCCGTACTCAGCCAGCCCTCTCCGCAGTGTCTCCAACCTGAGCACCTGCATGTCCAGCTCCCAGAAACACCTGCCTCACAAGGAGTCCACGCCCAGCCTGGCCTCGGATATCTCGCTGCCCTTCGCCACCCTGGAGCTTCAGCAGAGGCTTCGTCAGCTGCAAAAGTAATCGCACTTATGATACAGTATTTTTATAGCGGTTTACCTCCTGTTGTTCCTGGCTCTCTTGATTTATTTCCCCCCATTCCTCGATTTATTTTCTGGCTTTgacttccttcttctccttaTTTCAGGGTCTAAGTTCCATAGTTGCCCCTAATGGAATGTCatcatgatttttaaaaaatttcatcttaatgaatattttatctGACTACCTGTCAAGCTCACCACCTGTCCCTCCCTGAATCATCAATCTGTACAAATTAAGCTGCAGGCTCTGGAAGTGACACTGACTTACTCTTGTGTGTTTATAGTGGCTCGGCCCCGAGCCAGTTCCCCCTGGGTGAGGTCCAGCTGACAGTTCGGCACAGCTCTCAGAGGAACAAACTCATTGTGGTGGTGCACGCCTGCCGGTGAGCTCCACAGCTGACATCATTCCCTGCATTTTAATTTGCTGTTTGGAAGATagacttgtttttcatttgtccTTGTTTTTCTGGCACAGGTCTCAGCCGATTATTATAATTCATGCGTAGTGATTCTTAAGTATCCAGATCCTCTTGAATGAATAGGCATCATTAACCTTAACAATATGTGCCTGGCAACATGTGAGTGAAACAATTTTGTCCTTTGTATCCTCAGAAACTTGATAGCCTTCACCAAAGACGGTTCAGATCCCTTCATCCGCCTCTACTTGCTGCCTGACAAGAGCCggacagggaggaggaagacggGCACGATAAAGAGGACCCTTAACCCTGTTTACGATCAAACGTACGTTTAAATAGTATTAAGATTTCATGCTTCaatgtttctttcctttcttgAAGGTTTATTGCAGTGATACTCAACTTAAGACCTGCGATAGGGACCATTTtcacagtgaaagaaaatgatTCACACTgaggacattttatttgtttataccAATAAGTTAATGTTGAATAATGTCCCTTGGCTGCCAGTTTTGTATGATGTGATACATTAGAGTGTTAGTACTAGAGAGGCTGAGACAACTATTAGCTGAAGAGGAGCAAAAGTAACAACTAAGCCTAGTCCACAAGTATACaggtatttttggaaacaacaacaagcaaaaaTAATCCCTAGTTACGTGACTGTTCTTCATAGAATCCTCCTGGATAAtgctgttttattaaaacattgtcagctgcctttctgtctcttttccatCATATTTATCAATGTCAGTTTGCGTCTCTGTAATATAAATAATGTAACATCCATTTTGTCAACTTACAAACTGAAATAGTCCAACATCATAACAGATAGCTATTCTGAGATCGTGTTTGCAAATCATGCTACTGCAAAGGCCTAACAAAGGTGTCTGTGTAATAGTTTTCCAAAAGGTCAGTTTTCAGTGACCcaaaatgctgtttttgatATA
This window contains:
- the esyt2b gene encoding extended synaptotagmin-2 produces the protein MTGVRGAHSHSASPASPKENGHAVPNPVQPNFPHPSAGDIPDDTPVSSTSELTQTWVHLAKTFVLIFPIYALGYFEFSFSWLLIGLVVFFWWRRNTGGKHSRLNRALAFFEQEERSVKQSLTTSDLPPWVHFPDVERVEWLNKTVKQMWPYICQFVEKLFHETIEPAVKESNSHLSTFCFSKIDIGDKPLRVNGVKVYTENVDKRQIIMDLQISFVGNTEIDVDIKRYYCKAGIKSIQMHGVLRVVMEPLLGDMPLVGALSVFFLKKPLLDINWTGLTNILDIPGLNGFSDSLIQDIIYKYLVLPNRITIPLVGDVELAKLRFPMPKGILRIHFLEAQDLEGKDKFLGGLIKGKSDPYGVLQIGNQLFQSKTVKESLHPKWNEVYEALVYEHSGQHLEIELFDEDPDKDDFLGSLMIDMTELHKEQKVDEWFDLEEAPTGKLHLKLEWLSLLSTPQKLDQVLRSVRADRSLANDGLSSALLVIYLDSAKNLPSNLSDFTYDGLKQVSVFKALKSAKKSSSEPSPYVQMTVGHKTLESKIRFKTKEPLWEDCFSFLVHNPRRQELEVEVKDDKHKCTLGNLTVPLSSLLAEEDMTLTQCFPLKNSGPSSTIKLKMALRILSLEKQVSSDQPSSVQVKKSSVPQPAPAPFQRRSVSDSPLPPPTPPPPINASTFTLQQRDGEPYSASPLRSVSNLSTCMSSSQKHLPHKESTPSLASDISLPFATLELQQRLRQLQNGSAPSQFPLGEVQLTVRHSSQRNKLIVVVHACRNLIAFTKDGSDPFIRLYLLPDKSRTGRRKTGTIKRTLNPVYDQTFEFSVSMVELHRRTLDVAVKNGGSILSKHKGLLGKVLVDLSGEDISKGWTQWYDLTEDGLSSQALRSIHDPLLT